In Brassica rapa cultivar Chiifu-401-42 chromosome A06, CAAS_Brap_v3.01, whole genome shotgun sequence, a single window of DNA contains:
- the LOC103871827 gene encoding iron-sulfur assembly protein IscA, chloroplastic yields the protein MASFAGITTSNPTFLQLRISTTSLRSVAPCNSISFPRSSSFVNLNRRSRLYVRSSSAPVAPAMEGLKPAISLTDSALKHLNKMRSERGEDLCLRIGVKQGGCSGMSYTMDFENRANARPDDSTIEYQGFAIVCDPKSMLFLFGMQLDYSDALIGGGFSFSNPNATQTCGCGKSFAAEM from the exons ATGGCGTCGTTCGCTGGAATCACGACTTCGAATCCAACGTTTCTTCAGCTAAGGATCTCCACCACGAGTTTACGTTCTGTGGCTCCGTGTAATTCGATTTCATTTCCTCGTTCTTCGTCGTTCGTGAATCTCAATAGGAGAAGCCGTCTCTATGTTCGATCTAGTTCAGCTCCAG TGGCACCTGCAATGGAGGGACTGAAGCCGGCGATATCTCTGACGGATAGTGCACTCAAGCATCTGAATAAGATGAGATCAGAACGCGGGGAAGATCTGTGTTTGAGGATTGGTGTCAAGCAAGGAGGTTGCTCGGGGATGTCTTACACCATGGACTTTGAGAACAGAGCCAACGCTAGACCAGATGATTCCACCATTGAGTACCAAGGTTTCGCTATAG tttgtGATCCGAAGAGCATGCTATTCCTTTTCGGAATGCAGCTTGATTACAGTGATGCTTTAATCGGTGGAGGTTTCTCTTTCTCGAACCCTAACGCTACACAAACCTGCGGATGTGGAAAGTCTTTTGCTGCCGAGATGTAA